A single Bacteroidota bacterium DNA region contains:
- a CDS encoding cold shock domain-containing protein has protein sequence MSKGTVKFFNKFKGFGFITPDDGSKDVFVHQNGLTDEINEGDKVSYDVEESPKGLNAINVKVE, from the coding sequence ATGAGTAAAGGAACAGTGAAATTTTTCAACAAATTTAAAGGATTTGGATTTATTACACCTGATGACGGTAGTAAAGATGTATTTGTACATCAAAATGGATTAACCGATGAGATAAATGAGGGAGACAAAGTAAGCTATGATGTTGAGGAAAGTCCAAAAGGCTTGAACGCAATAAATGTCAAAGTAGAATAA